In the genome of Bombyx mori chromosome 13, ASM3026992v2, the window ttcaaggccaatcacactgcgagccctctcgaggactccgccgcgctcgctgctcctgcgtcgcctgtacctgcgtgcagagcttctgcattgagcaccgcagcctctgtcgtgcctgccgctcccgtgtcgcctatactggcgagaaaagctgctgcgtcgtccgccgtgaccatcgtttcagctgagcgatcatccgcggcctccgtcgcgccctctaaaacacctacacttgctcgtaggtcgcctgcacccgcctcctcgtgctccgactctgactcggacatggaggtcgacctcgcccccgcctcatcgacggatggattcaccctggtacagaagggtaagaagcgtgccgcggagtctcgagctcccgcggccgctaaaattagcaaagccgtgaacgcgtcgcgcccccgccctcagactcccgttgcgcccccagcccgtgccactccgtcgccgcgtccggtggcacaaaataaaacccagacccctcccccggttatccttcaggagaaggcagcttgggatcgagtttgcctggcccttaaggccaaaaatataaatttcacgaatgcccgtaacctcgcgaacggcattcaaattaaggttcaaacacccgacgaccatagggccctctcttcttacctccgtaaggagcgtataagtttccatacgtatacgctccaggaggagcgcgaactccgcgttgtaatacgcggaatccctaaagagttagatgtagagctcgtaaaagccgacctgttagaacaaggcctaccagtgaattctgtgcaccgtatgcacaccggtcgcggtagggagccatataatatggttctagtcgctctccagcctacccccgagggtaagaaaatctttaacacacagaccgtctgtaggctctctggtatcgctgtcgaagccccccataaaaaaggcactcctagccagtgccataactgtcaattgtacgggcactcttcccgtaactgtcacgcgcgcccccgatgtgttaagtgtttgggcgatcacgccacggccctctgcgctcgcgaccaaaaaaccgcgacggaaccgcctagctgcgtcctgtgtcgaacacagggtcaccccgcgaattaccgtggttgcccccgagcccctaaaataaatcgccgcgtcgcccgccaaaaccgcctccgagcttccggcccagacatcaaagcctcggcaccctctgcgtcgcaggctaagccagcgttcgttccggcggcggtgcccagtgtctcggcctgggcaaaaccgctgccgtacacgaacacggctacaactccctcctccgcgattcgtcccgcccccgcgactcgtccctctcccgcgacttgccctccgaccgcgtccgacaatctcgctttagcgatcgacttctttcagtcgatcaactttgagcgcgttaacgctttgggcgacgccattcgcgctgcctccactgcacaacactttatcgccgttgtgcaggaatacgccgacgtatacgcgtcattaaatacgtacgtcctcccctcactccgccggtaatcaatggcgtatataagtagaataaagcccctatccgtaacgataggattttttaacgcttacggtctcgcaaatcaacgtgatcaggtttctgactttttgcgtgaccaccaaattgatatctttttagtgcaggagaccctacttaagcccgcgcgccgtgaccctaaaatcgcgaactataacatggtcaggaacgacaggctctctgcccgtggtggtggtaccgtcatttactatagaagagccctgcattgcgtcccgctcgatcctcccgcgctcgctaatatcgaagcatcagtgtgccgaatctcactgacgggacacgcgccgatcgttatcgcgtccgtttatcttccaccggataagatcgttctaagcagtgatatcgaggcgctgctcggtatggggagctctgtcattctggcgggcgacctaaattgtaaacacatcaggtggaactcacacaccacaaccccgaatggcaggcggcttgacgcgttagtcgatgatctcgccttcgatatcgtcgctccgctaaccccgactcactacccgctaaatatcgcgcatcgcccggatatactcgacatagcgttattaaaaaacgtaactctgcgcttacactcgatcgaagtagtttcagagttagattcagaccaccgtcccgtcgttatgaagctcggtcgcgctcccgattccgttcccgtcacgaggactgtggtggattggcacacgctgggcatcagcctggctgaatctgatccaccatcgctcccgtttaacccggactctatcccgtctcctcaggataccgctgaagccatagacatcttaacgtcacacatcacctcgacattagataggtcatcgaaacaagttgtagcggaggacttccttcaccgcttcaaattgtccaacgatattagggaactccttagagctaagaacgcctcgttacgcgcctacgacaggtatcctaccgcggaaaatcgtattcgaatgcgtgccctacaacgcgacgtaaagtctcgcatcgccgaagtccgagatgccagatggtctgatttcttagaaggactcgcgccctcccaaaggtcttactaccgcttagctcgtactctcaaatcggatacggtagtaactatgccccccctcgtaggcccctcaggccgactcgcggcgttcgatgatgacgaaaaagcagagctgctggccgatacattgcaaacccagtgcacgcccagcactcaatccgtggaccctgttcatgtagaattagtagacagtgaggtagaacgcagagcctccttgccaccctctgatgcgttaccaccagtcaccccgatggaagttaaagacttgatcaaagacctacgtcctcgcaaggctcccggttccgacggtatatccaaccgcgttattaaacttctacccgtccaactcatcgtgatgttggcatctattttcaatgccgctatggcgaactgtatctttcccgcggtgtggaaagaagcggacgttatcggcatacataaacccggtaaaccaaaaaatcatccgacgagctaccgcccgattagcctcctcatgtctctaggcaaactgtatgagcgtctgctctacaaacgcctcagagacttcgtctcatccaagggcattctcatcgatgaacaattcggattccgtacaaatcactcatgcgttcaacaggtgcaccgcctcacggagcacattcttgtggggcttaatcgaccaaaaccgttatacacgggagctctcttcttcgacgtcgcaaaagcgttcgacaaagtctggcacaatggtttgattttcaaactattcaacatgggcgtgccggatagtctcgtgctcatcatacgggacttcttgtcgaaccgctcttttcgatatcgagtcgagggaacccgctcctccccacgacctctcacagctggagtcccgcaaggctctgtcctctcacccctcctatttagcttattcgtcaacgatattccccggtcgccgccgacccatttagctttattcgccgacgacacgactgtttactattctagtagaaataagtccctaatcgcgaagaagcttcagagcgcagccctagccctaggacagtggttccgaaaatggcgcatagacatcaacccagcgaaaagtactgcggtgctatttcagaggggaagctccacacggatttcctcccggattaggaggaggaatctcacacccccgattactctctttagacaacccataccctgggccaggaaggtcaagtacctgggcgttaccctggatgcatcgatgacattccgcccgcatataaaatcagtccgtgaccgtgccgcgtttattctcggtagactctaccccatgatctgtaagcggagtaaaatgtcccttcggaacaaggtgacactttacaaaacttgcataaggcccgtcatgacttacgcgagtgtggtgttcgctcacgcggcccgcacacacatagacaccctccaatccctacaatcccgcttttgcaggttagctgtcggggctccgtggttcgtgaggaacgttgacctacacgacgacctgggcctcgaatcaattcggaaatacatgaggtcagcgtcggaacgatacttcgataaggctatgcgtcatgataatcgccttatcgttgccgccgctgactactccccgaatcctgatcatgcaggagccagtcaccgtcgacgccctagacacgtccttacggatccatcagatccaataacctttgcattagatgccttcagctctaatactaggggcaggcttagggaccccggtaaccgtactcgtcgaactcgacaaagaggtcgacgtgcaacctaacccatgcatcagcccgctgagtttctcgccggatcttctcagcgggtcgcgattccgatccggtagtagattcattcgcgaaacaattgctcttgagttgttaggtctccttcggaggcgctcgggcagttgttagcaaatcccacccctcttggctgagcctttgctcgcccacctgtcctggtgaaactggaaaggccttcgggccaccagtaaacttacaatcataaaaaaaaaaaaaaaaagattgtgacGTCACACTTTACCTTATAGCTTCGAGTTTCCGAACAAAACCGCGCTTTGTcggtaataaaaacttttttcattatCCCCCGGTACATGGAGCTTATTGAAAATAGCCGTGTCGcctttgttttattgtaaattatccAGGGGACTAGAAGAATCTCTCCGTATTGCTTTGGATTTGTTGTATAGAAGAcctgtttattttcattattttatgttCTACAGAGCTTTTCATTAATTGTTACCCTCTATATCTCTATTTTCCTcaatgctatatttttttttatttagctatAGTTTAAATTTCAAGCTCACGCTCAACTTTTTTctccttttttcttttcttttttatttattttctggcTGGTATTGGAATCTTCTAGGATGCTCCTACGCCTAAAGGGGTGCGTAAAAAATGTGGGACTTAGGCTGACGATAGTAAAGACTAATCGATTCCTCTATACTTTCGCCCGACTCCCGATCCCTGCCTGAGATAGAAAGACCAGGTAGGGTCCACGTTCCACCACCGGGACCACGGTCAACTCTACAAACAGACGCGTAGTTCTCTTCAACAATGGCCAGCCATCGAAGTGTCAACGGTAACGTTAGTAATCTCGGTACGGCACCCGTCAGGTCAGCCCAGGCGATGTCGCTTGTGTCCCGAAATATTCCACTAGATATTAATACATACTTATAAATTGAGAAGACTGATCGGTACTAGATTGGTAATAAAAAgggcaaataaatatttaactaaatatgtttattgtatAATATGTTAAAGTATAAACAGGAGATATGGAGGCCAGAAAAGAGTCGGATTATGTAAATGATGTTATGAAGTCATTTTTTGCACTTTTTTGGCATGAAAGCCATGCTAATGAGAAGGACCAAAAATAATAGGTATCTAACAAACCAGATGGgataagaatttttttaaagagaatAACATCAAtaaagtcatttttttatttaaaataaaaacacgcttAGAAATATTCATGCACAAATAATTTGAATtgcttaaaatgtaaaaaatatattaattatacattttatttataaggaGAATTAATTACTTATTCAGGGGATGCTTCAAGACGATTTGCTCCCTATTGCCGACATGATGCTTTGTTCTAGCATTGACTTCCTTCTAGGCAAAGTCTTCGAATGTTGCAGACTAGATGGTAGCTCCATACCTTTAGTTTCTGGTAGAGGAAAACATGTAACTGCACCTAAAATCGCTGTCACGCCAAATACAGATCCGGAGGTAATTTCAGACAACGATTTAACAACAGGAGGAGCCGCAATCTGACCTAATCTAGACATTAAAGATAAAATACCTAACACAGAATTCCTTATTGATGTTGGAAATAATTCTACaccatataaaaaaacaatgataaacgaaagaaagaaaaaacaattacatataCAAGCCATAATTAATCTCATCCACGTGGATGATGCATCTGTTGATATCACCACTATCATAAAAATACCTGATAGAAAGCACGTTGACATAAGAAAGGTTCGTCTATATAATCTTTTCAGCAAAATTACTGCAGCTAACGTTCCTGGTAGTATTAGCATTCCAGAAATGGCAACATTCCTATGAATATCTTTACTCATTCCACTAATATATTCAGATACTCCATAATAACCTAACCCACAGACGAAGTAGATCCAAGACATGCAGGCAAAATTAGTGGTTAAATTTTTATCTTTGAAAATGTAGAAGAAGTTGAGTTTTGTTATCGAAGCTGGATTTTGCGTCCGGTTGTATTCTATTATTTCAGCTTTAATATTAGATTGTGGTTGCTTgttactgaaaaaaaatatagatttattataattttttctatttaattcgtttttctgagcAGCTTATGAGAGTAACAGTTTTTTTCAATTCAGCCATAAAATACTGAATGTGTTGAGGAGAGAAAAATGATGTAGGATAattaaactcagtgggctgcacACATTTATTGGACAAATATATTTTCGTAAGAAAACATATTGTGTAGTCTTAGTTATTAGAGATTTTGGTCTCTTTTCATGGGaatcgaggtttttttttcatttcactaTCGCAAGGGGAAGTTCCAAAGAACCGGTTTTTTCTGTTAGTAGACTTATAGTTCAAATGTGGTTGGAAACTTATTTAAAttcacatattatgtacatatgtattattGTAAGATTTCTCGAAAATTTTGCTGACACAATGCCGTTTTTGCTggatttgttatattttttaataaaaaccacTAAACTATGGTAGTGTAGCGCCTCACAGTGTATTGGATCAGTGTCCAGGGACCCACCAAAATATACGCAAAAAATTACCAAAATCGATCCAATCCGTTGAGGACTTCAGTAACAAATACAtgttcagaatttaaaatatataaacgcaaagatattattacaatttatgtAGTTGTTTGTTCATCAGTACTTAATATTGGATTTCTTTTATTTGAACTCATATTGGCAATGAGCAACCTGTAcgtgttattttactaatactATAATCGAATACTCACAATTTCGCTATCTTGTTCATAACCATTGCAGCATCATCAATGCGACCGTTATCCATCAACCACTTTGGGGACTCCAATAATAACCATGTCAAAGTCACGAAGGCGTAAAGAGGAATAGAAATAGCCAATTGGAATTGATTGCAATCTCTCAAAAAATAGGAAACCGCTGGTAGTGTTATATGGCTGAAGGTTACAGGTATGTGAAAAAGAGCGCTAACTGTTTCCCTGTCGTTGACTCCACTATATTCTATACATAGAACGTATGCTGTAACCATCGCTCCACCAGCACCTAACCCTTCTATGCATCTCATGAAAATAAAGGAGCCGATGTTAGGCATGATGCTGACAACACATCCTGATGTCGCCACTATAAAGCAGCTTAAAGATAACATTGATAGGCGGCCGTGTCTGAAAATACAAGTTGTGTGttacttatttaatactagccgtactcgcccgcttcgctgggcgtttaaaattaaaattattattcattgtcattattactagggagtccaacactcatataaatattagcctttccattaagtacatgtattttctacatggataccaagttttaagttgcatggttcagtagatatagcggaacatccgtaaaaacctctgtagatttatatattagtataaattatatagtaataaatagcaataaaaataaatgttattgctAGCTCAcacaatgatatttttttgtttaggttcatatttaaaatataataaaaatgagctACCTATGTTGAATAGTTCCGTAACGGTTTGTTTTCTTATAGAAGCAGCGGCGCCTGCCACTGATAGGCATGTTCTTAACAAGGACCAACTGACTGGCCAAAAGTATCATTGACCCGAGCAGTATGAGTTACTGATAATCTTCACGAAATAATCGAGGTTTTTACCGTTCGATAAAGAGAACTTGAAAGGTTCAGTCAgtttgggggttggtgcttcccgcttccgtaggtttaacccgcgattccctacaagtgacccctgggtggtgctaaacgggagccgaaaacataatcggtggtaggacctagtccgactggctggcgaccaccctccaactagagtccgccgccaaatagcctagctgtgttccggcgtgtgggttggagagccagttctatcccttccctttccccttccttgttggggttgagtcttggtgacgcctggaacttgcggagcagacgtgcgtgcgaactcacggggcgtgattgtttgacgggggtatagggagacccagtgaaacggtacccgctgccgcccgccggtcagtaggggacctgaacccgggtgtctctactaaactccgccccgggaagctgtcccgccaaccggtgtaaaatcctgccgtgcggtcgtcgtgccggagtcggagaccggagtggatcccggcgatcgcacgcagagtggactgggggcccttccatgccctgcgtcggtctctcacgcaacccgtggtcgagcacgtactatgttccgcgcttcattcaggtgttgcctcgatctcacctccaacatcctacctctcctaatcctactctccgaaaacttaaacatcatgaagacgacaaaaaaaaagaaaagggtttcacaggcggtcctacattccacatttaatgtggatttcagcaatgtcaggggcctacatagcaaccttgacgccgtacaccaccaccttgagacggcgcagcctgccctgctttttttaacggagacgcagatatctgctccggatgatacctcataccttgaataccccggctacgtattggagcacaacttcctgcgtaaagccggggtgtgcgtattcgtccgggctgatgtctgttgtcgccgtcttcggggcctcgaacaacgggacctgtccctcttgtggctgcgcgtagatcacgggggccgtagccgaatctacgcgtgcctgtacaggtcccacagcagtgatgcaggttcagctctgtttgagcatgtgcaagaggggactaaccgcgtgcttgagcagtacccatctgcggaggtggtggttcttggagactttaacgctcaccaccaagagtggttgggatccagaaccaccgacctcccgggtcggactgcctacgatttcgccttggcctacggcttctcccagctggtgacacagcccacccgtgtcccagatatcgaggggcacgagccttctttgttggaccttctgctgaccacagatccggccggatacagtgtggtggtcgacgctccgcttggatcgtctgatcactgccttattcgtgctgccgtaccactctctcgtcctgatcgtcgaacgacgaccaggtatcgaagagtttggcggtatatgtcagcagactgggatggattgcgtgaattttacgcatcctacccatgggggcggttctgcttttcctctgctgatcctgacgtctgtgcggaccgtcttaaagacgtggtgctccaggggatggaattgtttattccctcctctgaagtgcccgttgggggtcgcagcagaccctggtataacaatgccagcagggatgctgcacacctcaagcggtccgcatacgtggcatgggataatgccaggagacgtcgggatcctaacatctcaggggaaaggcggaaatataacgccgcttccaggtccta includes:
- the LOC101735697 gene encoding solute carrier family 22 member 1; the protein is MLHIKNPVEKHFEKITRYHLYFYSLVFISQLPNCWHLLSIIFLSPTVDFYCNSTDGSSILKNKCPCNDPQWDKRVFTKTVQTKFGIYCDKKWLISFSESMTNVGTLLGASLFGMLSDKHGRLSMLSLSCFIVATSGCVVSIMPNIGSFIFMRCIEGLGAGGAMVTAYVLCIEYSGVNDRETVSALFHIPVTFSHITLPAVSYFLRDCNQFQLAISIPLYAFVTLTWLLLESPKWLMDNGRIDDAAMVMNKIAKFNKQPQSNIKAEIIEYNRTQNPASITKLNFFYIFKDKNLTTNFACMSWIYFVCGLGYYGVSEYISGMSKDIHRNVAISGMLILPGTLAAVILLKRLYRRTFLMSTCFLSGIFMIVVISTDASSTWMRLIMACICNCFFFLSFIIVFLYGVELFPTSIRNSVLGILSLMSRLGQIAAPPVVKSLSEITSGSVFGVTAILGAVTCFPLPETKGMELPSSLQHSKTLPRRKSMLEQSIMSAIGSKSS